One stretch of Malus domestica chromosome 14, GDT2T_hap1 DNA includes these proteins:
- the LOC114820944 gene encoding uncharacterized protein, producing MGDSKTTVSATVTQSDMSLHITPDKLDGSNYSSWSQSVRIYITGRGKWSYVSGKKMAPAEADALFSTAKDVWDAVTQTYSIEKDASKLYELRRQALATRQNGEPLSAYYGKLQQTWQEIDFLRPGKLKYADDIATRETEISEERLYDFLAGLDPHLDHVRSQVLTQTTLPSVRAAYALVNAEASGSKTTDTRKCTYCDKDKHTRDTCFKLYGYPDWWVQKKENKKKGIGGSHAHLTPTPSIPREDQSAHLVSPTTASTSLVDAGASDHMTNNSTWFVSHTTLPLNTIKVANGISTPVFGAGFILLTPGLSLSSVLHVPNLSHNLLSIGYSKESIDWSW from the exons ATGGGTGACTCCAAGACCACTGTTTCAGCTACTGTTACTCAAAGTGATATGTCTCTACATATCACCCCAGACAAGTTGGATGGGTCCAACTATTCCTCATGGTCCCAAAGTGTCCGCATCTACATCACTGGCAGAGGTAAATGGTCTTATGTCAGTGGAAAAAAAATGGCACCAGCAGAAGCTGATGCATTGT TCTCTACTGCAAAAGATGTTTGGGATGCTGTTACCCAAACTTACTCAATTGAAAAAGATGCATCAAAGTTATACGAACTTCGCCGTCAAGCACTGGCGACTCGCCAGAATGGAGAACCTTTATCTGCATATTATGGTAAACTTCAACAAACATGGCAAGAAATTGATTTCTTGCGTCCTGGAAAATTGAAGTACGCTGATGATATTGCTACCCGAGAGACAGAAATTTCGGAAGAAAGATTGTATGATTTTCTGGCTGGTCTTGATCCCCATTTAGATCATGTTCGCAGTCAAGTTTTGACTCAAACAACTCTGCCTTCTGTTCGTGCTGCTTATGCTCTTGTGAATGCTGAAGCAA GTGGATCCAAAACTACTGATACAAGGAAGTGTACTTATTGTGACAAGGATAAGCATACTAGAGACACTTGCTTCAAGCTGTATGGATATCCTGATTGGTGGGTtcaaaagaaggaaaataaaaaaaaaggcattGGTGGATCACACGCACACCTGACACCAACGCCTTCCATACCTCGGGAGGATCAATCTGCTCACTTAGTTTCTCCTACTACTGCTTCTACTTCCTTAGTCGATGCAG GGGCTTCTGACCACATGACCAATAACTCTACATGGTTTGTTTCTCACACTACTCTACCTTTAAATACCATTAAAGTTGCTAATGGTATTTCTACTCCAGTGTTTGGAGCAGGCTTCATCTTATTAACACCAGGCTTATCTCTCTCATCTGTTTTACATGTTCCTAATCTTTCTCACAATTTGCTTTCCATTG GATATTCGAAAGAAAGCATTGATTGGTCATGGTAG
- the LOC103415287 gene encoding ras-related protein RABA1g-like: MACKADDDYDYLFKVVLIGDSGVGKSNLLSRFTRNEFSLESKSTIGVEFATRSIHVDENIVKAQIWDTAGQERYRAITSAYYRGAVGALLVYDVTRHVTFENVERWLKELRDHTDSIIVIMLVGNKADLRHLRAVSVEDAKAFAERVGAVFRLRTPPSTMFCLRLSSHTVCRCPISLSPKSNHPSNRLILSKP, encoded by the coding sequence ATGGCGTGCAAGGCAGATGATGACTATGATTATCTGTTCAAGGTGGTGTTGATTGGTGACTCCGGCGTCGGAAAATCCAACCTTTTGTCGAGATTCACGCGCAACGAGTTCAGCCTCGAGTCGAAGTCGACGATCGGCGTCGAGTTCGCCACTCGGAGTATCCACGTTGATGAGAATATCGTCAAGGCCCAGATTTGGGATACCGCTGGCCAAGAAAGGTACCGTGCAATTACAAGTGCATACTACCGAGGAGCTGTTGGCGCTTTGCTTGTCTATGACGTCACCCGGCATGTGACATTTGAGAATGTTGAGAGATGGTTGAAGGAGCTACGGGATCACACAGACTCCATCATTGTGATAATGCTCGTGGGTAACAAAGCTGACCTGCGTCACCTGCGTGCTGTTTCTGTTGAGGATGCTAAGGCTTTTGCCGAGAGAGTCGGGGCAGTTTTCAGGCTCCGAACCCCACCGTCAACAATGTTTTGCTTGAGACTCTCCTCCCATACGGTCTGCCGATGTCCGATCTCCTTAAGCCCCAAATCGAACCATCCCTCAAATCGGTTGATTTTGTCGAAACCCTAG